In Penaeus vannamei isolate JL-2024 chromosome 14, ASM4276789v1, whole genome shotgun sequence, one DNA window encodes the following:
- the Mcm5 gene encoding DNA replication licensing factor Mcm5, whose product MEGFDDPGIFFSDNFSSEDQQDQSQINLQAVKKKFKEFLRQFHEGNFNYKYRDSLKRQYNLRQFYLEVSLEDVASFDETLADKLKKAPTEHLPLFEEAAKEVADEVTAPRPQGEEKVEDIQITLTSASNPVDVRNLQSEEVSRLVKVAGIVVAASGVKAKALTLTVQCRSCQTTIPNIPVKPGLEGYQMPRKCNTEQAGRPKCPLDPFFIVPDRCTCVDYQVLKLQEVPENLPQGEMPRHLQLYVDRSLCERVVPGNRVTVLGIYSIKKIGKSTRGARDKVAVGIRAPYLRVVGIQCDQEGRGYTSGISISASEEEEFRRLAQSNNVYERIARSVAPSIYGSEDIKKSVATLLFGGSRKRLPDGLTRRGDINVLLLGDPGTAKSQLLKFVERVAPIAVYTSGKGSSAAGLTASVTRDPVTRNFVMEGGAMVLADGGVVCIDEFDKMREDDRVAIHEAMEQQTISIAKAGITTTLNSRCSVMAAANSVFGRWDDTKGEENIDFMPTILSRFDMIYIVKDEHDEGRDTTLAKHVMNVHLNALKTTDDTPEGELSLKFLKKYISYCRGRCGPRLSESAGEKLKNRYVLMRGGTREAESNSDKRLSIPITVRQLEAIVRISESLAKMRLEPFATESDVDEALRLFQVSTLDAAMSGSLTGAEGFTTEEDQEMLSRIEKQLKKRFAIGSQVSEHAIVQDFLRQKYPERAVYKVLHFMIRRGELQHRLQRKMLYRIK is encoded by the exons ATGGAAGGCTTCGACGACCCCGGCATCTTCTTCTCGGACAACTTCTCCTCGGAGGACCAGCAGGACCAGAGTCAGATCAATTTACAGGCCGTTAAGAAGAAGTTCAAGGAGTTCCTGCGGCAGTTCCACGAAGGCAACTTCAACTACAAGTATAG GGATTCACTGAAGCGCCAGTATAATCTCCGCCAGTTTTACCTTGAAGTCAGCCTCGAAGATGTGGCAAGTTTTGACGAGACCCTGGCAGACAAACTCAAGAAGGCCCCCACGGAACACTTGCCTCTG TTTGAGGAAGCAGCCAAGGAGGTAGCAGATGAAGTGACAGCACCCAGGCCTcaaggagaagagaaagttgAAGATATTCAAATAACACTCACATCTGCCTCAAATCCTGTTGATGTCCGCAACCTGCAG TCTGAAGAAGTTAGCCGACTGGTGAAGGTAGCTGGTATTGTGGTTGCAGCCTCAGGAGTGAAGGCCAAGGCTCTGACACTAACTGTGCAGTGTCGTTCCTGCCAGACCACCATCCCAAATATTCCCGTCAAGCCTGGCCTGGAAGGTTACCAGATGCCACGAAAATGCAACAC AGAGCAAGCAGGTCGTCCGAAGTGTCCCCTTGACCCCTTCTTCATTGTCCCTGATCGGTGCACATGTGTGGACTACCAGGTTCTGAAGCTTCAGGAAGTACCTGAGAATCTGCCACAGGGAGAGATGCCCCGTCACCTCCAACTCTACGTTGACAG GTCTCTCTGTGAGCGTGTTGTACCTGGGAACCGAGTCACAGTTTTGGGTATTTACTCAATCAAGAAAATTGGTAAATCCACA AGAGGTGCAAGAGACAAGGTTGCTGTAGGTATTCGTGCCCCATATCTCCGAGTGGTGGGCATCCAGTGTGACCAGGAGGGCCGTGGCTACACCTCGGGCATTTCCATTTCTGCCAGTGAGGAAGAAGAATTCCGTCGCCTTGCACAGTCCAACAATGTCTATGAGAGGATTGCAAGAAGTGTTGCCCCTAGTATCTATGGATCTGAAGATATCAAAAAGTCTGTAGCTACCTTGCTCTTCGGTGGTTCTCGCAAGCGTCTCCCTGATGGCTTAACAAGGAGAGGAGACATCAATGTTTTGCTTCTTGGTGATCCTGGTACAGCCAAGTCCCAGCTCCTAAAGTTTGTGGAACGTGTTGCTCCAATTGCTGTCTACACATCTGGCAAAGGTTCTTCTGCTGCTGGTTTGACGGCATCAGTCACAAGAGATCCAGTTACG AGGAACTTTGTGATGGAGGGTGGAGCTATGGTTTTGGCTGATGGCGGTGTTGTGTGCATTGACGAGTTTGACAAGATGAGAGAAGATGACAGGGTTGCAATTCACGAGGCTATGGAACAGCAGACCATCTCCATTGCCAAGGCTGGTATCACAACCACCCTGAACTCCCGCTGCTCAGTGATGGCTGCAGCTAACTCTGTCTTTGGACGTTGGGATGACaccaagggagaagaaaatattgATTTCATGCCTACCATTCTGTCTCGATTTGACATGATCTACATCGTCAAGGATGAGCATGATGAAGGACGAGATACG ACTTTGGCCAAGCACGTTATGAATGTTCACTTGAATGCCTTAAAAACCACTGATGACACTCCTGAGGGAGAGCTGTCACTGAAATTCCTGAAGAAGTACATCAGTTACTGCAGAGG ccGTTGTGGACCTAGACTTTCTGAGAGTGCAGGAGAAAAACTGAAGAACAGATATGTTTTGATGAGAGGAGGAACTCGTGAAGCAGAAAGCAACTCTGACAAGCGTCTGTCCATCCCCATCACTGTcag GCAATTGGAGGCTATTGTTCGTATTTCCGAATCATTGGCTAAGATGCGACTGGAGCCTTTTGCAACAGAGAGTGATGTTGATGAAGCCCTGAGGCTCTTCCAGGTCTCCACACTAGATGCTGCGATGTCAGGCTCTCTAACAG GTGCTGAGGGCTTTACCACAGAGGAAGATCAGGAAATGCTGTCTCGCATTGAAAAGCAGCTGAAGAAGAGGTTTGCCATTGGATCACAGGTTTCAGAACATGCCATTGTTCAGGACTTCCTCAGACAG AAATACCCAGAGCGTGCTGTATACAAGGTATTGCACTTCATGATCCGGCGTGGGGAGCTCCAGCACCGTCTTCAGCGCAAGATGCTTTACAGGATCAAGTAA